Below is a window of bacterium DNA.
ACTTACACTGAACCGACAATATTTTTAGAACTGGCTATAGAAACAATGAAATTGGCTCATAAAGAAAAAATCAAAAACAATTGGGTATCCAACGGCTATTTTTCTCAAGAAACCTTCAAGCTGATTAGAGATTACCTTGATGCAATTAACATTGATTTTAAATTCATTGACGAAAAAAAATATTTAAAATACTGCGGAGCAAAACTTGAACCAATCCTAAAAAATATGAAGCAAATTAAAAAAGCAGGCATTCATCT
It encodes the following:
- a CDS encoding radical SAM protein codes for the protein TYTEPTIFLELAIETMKLAHKEKIKNNWVSNGYFSQETFKLIRDYLDAINIDFKFIDEKKYLKYCGAKLEPILKNMKQIKKAGIHLELTTLVISSLNDSLRDLRKMARFIKKELGADTPWHLSRFFPAYKMKNAEITPLNKLNRAYLIAKKEGLKNVYVGNV